A window from Vanessa cardui chromosome 21, ilVanCard2.1, whole genome shotgun sequence encodes these proteins:
- the LOC124539091 gene encoding uncharacterized protein LOC124539091 translates to MEVDTELSSDALIRRKRPYEGLVIFNSDSDTETEMRMAAKSKPAIRGKTAKGRGSGLARAKAELKAKANEAREEAFERSLRSRAFRKEPPQAVLDSEESSSSDVHTKDPTKMGAEELRAQAGRSAALILEVAQKSSNLKGGFGKKLRESAAALQAIVDALASRTEAEETRKLRADNGRLRKEVDSLKAEVKAHRRDFAEMRSKVAVVSEASTSSAQDAMAVENIKASIISSIGVMINARFAELEERLPPAKIQRPPLAADKRRESAQQIAVSRAQAVNSAPPLTSAPLPKRVPPAAPPAPVAGSSRASLESETIPPQVVQEMSWSTVVKKGKKGKQAHSPAGTNATVANTVLKTPQAAKPKLTAPRTAAVVVTLQPEAEQKGVTYAQVLERAEQGIKLQELGINGGLKVRRSATGARVLELPRAQSNQAEKLADKLRTVLDGVASVVHPVKKVDIKVTGLDDSVTKDKIIAAVAREGHCAIEELRCGEIARGPGYMGMVRVTCPIAAAKKLSDAGRLLVGWSSARVCVLEQRPLRCYKCMGLGHTRILCPFNADRGSLCFRCGVEGHKSAECTGKLRCAVCAEAGKPSGHVMGSKECNPPITKGKVVLATQTTNNVGRRQAEEEASMAEWGIDLAVACEPYYVPPLTHWVGDVDGTVAVLARSGTGPPLSLIERGSGYVVVGWGKYVIVGTYFSPNRSLAEFETYLGFVRAAVARQSPKPTLVLGRREGANAEELAGRMRSSLKKICDAAMPRTRRRLKKDLQLAIRKAKEKAREELLAGLNRDSWGRPYRGVRGKFRTQGAPLTETLPPELLVRLVGELFPHPGEHVPPQMAPSSINR, encoded by the exons ATGGAAGTCGATACTGAATTATCGTCCGATGCCCTAATTCGCCGAAAAAGGCCATATGAGGGCCTCGTTATTTTTAACTCCGATTCCGATACGGAGACGGAGATGAGGATGGCTGCAAAAAGCAAGCCTGCTATTCGCGGCAAAACTGCTAAAGGTCGTGGAAGTGGTCTTGCTCGGGCTAAGGCTGAGCTGAAGGCCAAGGCCAATGAGgctagagaggaggccttcgaaCGATCGCTTCGTAGTCGAGCGTTTCGAAAGGAACCTCCTCAGGCTGTCTTGGACTCCGAGGAATCTTCTTCCTCGGATGTCCACACCAAGGATCCCACAAAAATGGGCGCCGAGGAACTTCGCGCACAGGCTGGTCGAAGCGCAGCCCTCATTTTGGAGGTGGCACAAAAGTCCTCCAACTTAAAAGGAGGATTTGGCAAAAAGCTGAGggagtcggcggctgcactacaggCCATTGTAGATGCCTTAGCGTCTCGGACGGAAGCCGAGGAGACTCGAAAGCTCCGCGCTGATAATGGacgcctgcgcaaagaggtggatagcctcaaggccgaggtgAAGGCTCACCGTCGCGATTTTGCGGAGATGCGGTCCAAGGTCGCTGTGGTCAGTGAGGCATCCACCAGCTCTGCACAGGATGCTATGGCGGTGGAGAATATAAAAGCCTCAATTATATCGTCGATAGGCGTTATGATTAACGCCCGATTTGCCGAATTGGAGGAACGCCTTCCTCCGGCTAAAATACAGCGCCCACCATTAGCTGCTGATAAGAGGCGGGAATCAGCACAGCAAATTGCTGTGTCCCGAGCGCAGGCAGTCAATTCGGCTCCACCGTTGACTTCTGCACCCCTACCTAAGCGGGTTCCACCAGCTGCCCCACCGGCACCTGTTGCTGGCTCTTCAAGAGCCTCGCTCGAGTCGGAGACAATTCCGCCTCAGGTGGTCCAGGAAATGTCCTGGTCCACTGTAGTAAAAAAGGGGAAGAAGGGGAAACAGGCTCACTCTCCGGCTGGAACAAATGCCACGGTGGCGAACACGGTGCTTAAGACACCTCAAGCGGCCAAGCCTAAGCTGACTGCtcctcgtacagctgcagtagTGGTTACGCTGCAGCCAGAAGCGGAGCAGAAAGGTGTCACATATGCTcaggtcttggagcgcgctgagcaaGGCATTAAGCTGCAAGAACTCGGCATCAATGGAGGTCTAAAAGTCCGACGCTCCGCGACGGGAGCTAGGGTGCTGGAGCTGCCGAGAGCACAGTCGAACCAGGCAGAAAAACTAGCCGATAAGCTCCGCACAGTGTTGGATGGGGTGGCCAGCGTCGTTCATCCCGTAAAAAAAGTGGACATTAAGGTGACGGGGCTAGATGACTCTGTCACCAAAGATAAGATTATCGCCGCAGTCGCCCGCGAGGGGCATTGCGCCATTGAAGAGCTAAGATGTGGAGAGATTGCGCGTGGGCCCGGTTACATGGGTATGGTCCGCGTGACATGTCCAATAGCTGCGGCGAAGAAACTGTCTGACGCCGGTCGTCTcttggttgggtggagctcggccagggTATGCGTGCTAGAGCAGCGCCCtttgcgctgctacaagtgcatgggccTTGGCCATACAAGGATATTATGCCCATTCAATGCGGATCGAGGGAGCCTTTGCTTCCGGTGCGGCGTTGAAGGTCATAAATCGGCTGAATGcaccgggaagctgcgctgcgcGGTGTGCGCAGAAGCCGGaaagccctccgggcacgtgatggggtcgaAAGAATGTaacccccccatcacgaaaggtaaggtggtccTCGCTACCCAGACCACCAACAACGTCGGACGGCGCCAGgccgaggaggaagct tccatggcggagtgggggaTTGACCTGGCTGTGGCCTGCGAGCCCTATTACGTTCCTCCCTTAACTCATTGGGTAGGGGACGTGGACGGCACCGTGGCGGTCCTCGCGAGGAGTGGAACggggccccccctctcactcatcgagaggggcTCGGGCTACGTAGTGGTGGGGTGGGGGAAGTACGTCATCGTCGgtacgtacttctcccctaaccgcagcctggctgagttcgagacatATCTCGGCTttgtcagagctgcggtggccaggcagtcacCGAAACCAACACTGGTTCTCG GAAGGAGGGAGGGCGCAAACGCAGAGGAACTGGCGGGCCGtatgcgcagttcactcaagaAGATCTgtgatgcggccatgcctcggacccggcgcaga TTGAAAAAAGATCTACAGCTGGCGATAAGGAAGGCTAAAGAGAAagccagggaggagcttctggcgggtctcaatcgagacTCGTGGGGGCGTCCGTACCGCGGTGtgcgcgggaagttccgcacccaaggcgcccctcTCACCGAGACGCTACCGCCGGAACTCCTTGTGCGCCTGGTCGGGGAACTGTTTCCCCacccaggcgagcatgtccctccaCAGATGGCCCCcagctcc